From the Cryptomeria japonica chromosome 2, Sugi_1.0, whole genome shotgun sequence genome, one window contains:
- the LOC131063024 gene encoding uncharacterized protein LOC131063024, whose amino-acid sequence MIGCSIHKVKLMGSKPGKLNDWLHSLKITGFSQQKLTNTFLADSGSSPAGPAGAASYAGHSMVAGFPALDSLEWQDEAARVEDGWIKVKGKHSKRSSPSFDMIHRSHKKGSIGKS is encoded by the exons ATGATAG GTTGCTCTATTCACAAAGTGAAATTAATGGGAAGCAAGCCTGGAAAATTGAACGATTGGCTCCATAGCTTGAAAATTACAGGTTTTTCTCAGCAAAAGTTAACGAATACATTTCT GGCTGATTCTGGTTCTAGCCCTGCTGGTCCTGCTGGAGCTGCGTCGTATGCTGGTCACTCCATGGTTGCTGGGTTTCCAGCGCTAGATTCGTTGGAGTGGCAAGATGAGGCTGCTAGAGTTGAAGACGGTTGGATTAAGGTTAAAGGCAAACATTCTAAGCGGTCCTCGCCTTCTTTTGACATGATCCATCGATCCCACAAGAAGGGTTCTATAGGGAAATCCTAA